Part of the Phycisphaerales bacterium genome, CCAAGGCCTGTCGGCCTGGTGACGACACAGACATCACCGATGGTGGCGGTGCGTACCAGTTGCAGGAGACCTGGACGTCGCTGCTTGCGGGCGAACGCCGAATCGGGGATGATGTTGCGCAGCTCGCAGCCAGGATGAGTGCGGCCATGCTCGCCAATAGCGACGCGATGGTGCCACTGGTCACCCTGAAGTCGCACGACGAATACACCTACGTCCACGCCATCAACGTGGGACTGATCGCCTCGGCCCTCGCGCAGGCAACCGGGCTGTCGGGCGACACGCTGCACCAGATTACCGAGGCGGCACTGCTGCACGACGTCGGCAAGCGACTCACGCCGATCCGTCTGCTGGGCAAGCCGGGCAAGCTGTCCAACGCCGAGCGCACCGAGATGCAAAAGCACCCATCTTCGGGGGCGGCCCTCCTTGCTGGCGTGCGGGGCGTCAACGACCTGGCGGTGGTCGCGGCCTACGAGCACCACATGCGTATCGATGGCAAGGGCTATCCGCACGCTCGCGGTGATCGAACGCCTTCGCTCTGCAGCCAGCTCATCCAGATTGCCGACGTGTTCGACGCACTCAGGAGCGACCGGCCCTATCGCGCGGGACTCTCCAGCGAGCGTTGTCTCGAGCTCCTCGAAAAGGACAGCGGCACGGCCTTCGACCGAGACCTGTTCGAGGTGTTCCGGACGCGCGTCATCGGACGGCTTGGCACGCACGATGACCCGCCCGAAGCGGCGGCGTAGAAGCCGCGGCACCCGGCCCTTCGGGCACGAATGCGCCGCACTTCGAGCCTCTACGTCTGCGCCGCAAGCGCTGCGCTTGGCATGAACGTCTGGGCATCGGCGGCGTTGGCCTCGGAGGCGTGGTGGGTTACCAGCACGGTCGCGATGCCGCGCTCGCGGAGGAGGGACAGCGTGCGCGGCGCAAGATCTTGGCGAAGCTCGGGGTCGAGGCTGGCGAAGGGCTCGTCGAGCAGCATCACGATCGGGTCGCGCGCCAGGGCGCGGGCAAGGGCGATGCGCTGCTGCTGGCCGCCGCTGAGGGTGAAGGGCATCGCGCGCGCAAAGCTGTTCATGCCCACGAGGTCGAGCAGTTCGGCCGTCTTCTGGTGCCGCTCGCTTCGCGGCCGGTGTCGCATGGCGAAGCGGACGTTGGCCGCCGCGGTCATCGTGGGAAAGAGCGCGTAGTCCTGGAACACCACGCCCACGCGGCGGCGGGCCGCTGGAACGAAGACGCCGTCGCCCGCGACGCATCGCCCACCGACTTCGATCCTGCCCGACCTTGGTCGCTCGAGCCCGGCGATCAGCCGCAACAGCGTCGACTTGCCGCAGCCCGAAGGCCCGAGCACGGCGTGTACCTCGCCGGCCGCGACGTTGAGCGAGAGGCCGCAGACGACCTCCGCGTCGCGCTCGTACGCGAAGCACAGGTCCTCGATCACCAGGCCGCCGGCGTTTCTATCGGCCGTCGCATCTACTCGCGTCATCGTGGCGACCTCGCCAGTTTGTTCATGCGGGACTCCATCGCCGTCGAGAGCACGACCACGGGCACCAGCCCGACGGCGACGATCGCCAGGGCGCCCGAAGAGGCCTCGCCAAGGCGCTCGTCGCTGGCGAGTTGGTATACGCGGACGGCCAGCGTGTCGAGGCCAAACGGTCGGAGCATGAGGGTCATGGGCAGTTCCTTCGCGGCGTCGACGAAGACCAATAGCATCGCGGCGAACATCGCAGGCAGCAGCAGCGGCAGGTGGATGCGCCCGAAGATCCGAATCGGTGAACCGCCGAGCGAATGCGCTGCTTCGTCGAGCCTGGGCGAGACTCGGTCGAGCCCGGACCGCAGGAAGCCACTTCCGACGGCCAGGAAACGGGCCTGGTAGCCCAGGAGGACGGCGACGACCGTGCCAGTGAGCACGAGGCCGAGCCGCTCGCCGCCGAGCCAGGCCCACGCGTCGTTGAGGCGGTGGTCGAGCCACGCAAGCGGGATGAGCAGACCGACGGCGAGCACGGTGCCCGGGACGGCATACCCGAGGTAGCTTGCCTTGAGCGAGGCCCGCGTCGCCCAGGTCTTGTTCATTCGCCTGGCCTCAACGAGCAGGAGGCTGGTCACGACGACGAGCAGGGCCGCACAGGCCGAGAGCGCGATGGTGGCGGTCCCGTGATCGAGCAAGAGTTCGCCCGCGCGACGATCGCCGTTCGTGATGGTCAGGACCGTCAGCCAGCCGACGGGGAGCACGAACCCGCCGATGATCGGGAGGGCGCAGACGCCGAGCGCGATGACGCCGCGAAGACCGTGCAGGTGCGTCGGGTGCGGCGTGTGCGAGCTGGCGTCCGAGGCATGGAAGCGACGACGACCGCGGGCGACGGCCAGCACGAAGAGCGCAACCGCCATCGCACCGAGCAGTACCGAGCCGAGTTGGGCCGCGGCGACGGGCGAGCCGAGCGTGGCCCACGCTCGGTACACGCCTGTGGCGAAGGTATCGACGGCGCAGTAATCGACGGCGCCGAAGTCCGCGACGGTCTCCATGACGACGAGCAACAGGCCGCCCGCGATGGTCGGTGCGGAGATCGGGAGCACCACGCGGAATAGGACGCTCGCCGGCCCACAGCCGAGCGTCTTGGCGGCATCCATCAGCGAACCGGGCAGCGCGAGGAACGCGGCCCGCGAGGCGAGATAGACGTAGGGATAGAGGCAGAAGGAGAGGATGACCACGGCGCCCGGCAGCGAACGCATCCTTGGCCACCACCAGCGGACGCCGTCCTCACCGATTGCCAGTTGCTGCAAGGGGCCAGAGGGCTGCAAGAGGTCGGTCACCGAATACGAGGC contains:
- a CDS encoding HD domain-containing protein encodes the protein MTSISPNQAIRALVMAEEAERLYGREHALTKQAIERALGDVTAATANASISLSSVRTGLIINRIIVIEPWAKNAAFARQLTQGGIQLVTFDRGLTKSDVSWLLDQGSGTAWSSSPSGRIHRSTIVRSDPGTLAGAAPPKACRPGDDTDITDGGGAYQLQETWTSLLAGERRIGDDVAQLAARMSAAMLANSDAMVPLVTLKSHDEYTYVHAINVGLIASALAQATGLSGDTLHQITEAALLHDVGKRLTPIRLLGKPGKLSNAERTEMQKHPSSGAALLAGVRGVNDLAVVAAYEHHMRIDGKGYPHARGDRTPSLCSQLIQIADVFDALRSDRPYRAGLSSERCLELLEKDSGTAFDRDLFEVFRTRVIGRLGTHDDPPEAAA
- a CDS encoding ATP-binding cassette domain-containing protein — its product is MTRVDATADRNAGGLVIEDLCFAYERDAEVVCGLSLNVAAGEVHAVLGPSGCGKSTLLRLIAGLERPRSGRIEVGGRCVAGDGVFVPAARRRVGVVFQDYALFPTMTAAANVRFAMRHRPRSERHQKTAELLDLVGMNSFARAMPFTLSGGQQQRIALARALARDPIVMLLDEPFASLDPELRQDLAPRTLSLLRERGIATVLVTHHASEANAADAQTFMPSAALAAQT
- a CDS encoding iron ABC transporter permease; the encoded protein is MSAPIGRLSALGWTAIAWGVALTVVVPLAVVVASLAGDSDGIFGHIVETRLATYAGNTALLCLGVAALTLLLGVPPAWFVTMHRFTGRRILSILLLLPFAVPAYIASYSVTDLLQPSGPLQQLAIGEDGVRWWWPRMRSLPGAVVILSFCLYPYVYLASRAAFLALPGSLMDAAKTLGCGPASVLFRVVLPISAPTIAGGLLLVVMETVADFGAVDYCAVDTFATGVYRAWATLGSPVAAAQLGSVLLGAMAVALFVLAVARGRRRFHASDASSHTPHPTHLHGLRGVIALGVCALPIIGGFVLPVGWLTVLTITNGDRRAGELLLDHGTATIALSACAALLVVVTSLLLVEARRMNKTWATRASLKASYLGYAVPGTVLAVGLLIPLAWLDHRLNDAWAWLGGERLGLVLTGTVVAVLLGYQARFLAVGSGFLRSGLDRVSPRLDEAAHSLGGSPIRIFGRIHLPLLLPAMFAAMLLVFVDAAKELPMTLMLRPFGLDTLAVRVYQLASDERLGEASSGALAIVAVGLVPVVVLSTAMESRMNKLARSPR